The genomic DNA CCAGGTCCCGGGCCAGGCGTTCCTTGGCGGGCGCCATCAGGGAGGAGTGGAAGGGGGCGGAGACCGGCAGGAAGACCACCCGGGCCCGTTTTTCCTTTAACCTTTCTGCCGCCTCTTCCACCGCCCCCTTCTCGCCGGAGATCACCGTCTGCTCGGGGGCATTGAGGTTGGCCACCTCCACCCCCTCTAGCCCCGCCAAGGCCTCCTGGATGGCCTCGAGGGGAAGCTTTAGGATGGCGGCCATGGCCCCCTTTCCTGGGGGCACGGCCTCCTGCATGTACCGGCCCCGGAGGCGTACCAGCCTAAGGGCATCCTCCAGCCCCAGGGTGCCGGCGGCCACGTGGGCGGTCCATTCCCCCAGGGAATGGCCGGCGGCCAAAAGGGGTTCCTTCCCCCCGGCCTCCAAAAAGGCCCGGTAGGCGGCGTAGCCCACCGCCAGGAGGGCGGGTTGCTGGTTCTCCGTGAGGGTGAGGGCTTCCTCCGGGCCTTCCCACATAATCTTGAGGAGGCCGGGCAAGGCGGCCTCGGCCCGGTCCAAGACCTCTTTGGCGGCGGGAAAGGCCTCGTAGAGGGCCTTTCCCATGCCCACCCGCTGGGAGCCTTGGCCCGGAAAGAGGGCGGCGTACATCAGGCTCCCCCCCAGGTGAGTACCGCCGCGGCCCAGGTGAGCCCGGCCCCAAAGGAAACCAGGAGCACGTGATCCCCTTCTTGGATCCGGCCGTCGTCCACCGCCTCCTTAAGGGCTAAGGGGATGGAGGCGGTGGAGGTGTTGCCGTAGCGGTCCACGTTCACCACCACCCGCTCCCAAGGCAAGCCCAGGCGCTCCCGGGCGGCGTCAATGATCCTGAGGTTCGCCTGGTGAGGCACGAAGACCTTGATGTCTTCCGGGGTGAGGCCGGCTTTCTCTATGGCCTCGAGGGTGGCGGTGTTCATCACCCGCACGGCGAACTTGAAGACCTCGCGCCCATTCATGTAGAGGCGGTTGCGCATGGAGGTGCCGTCGGGAAGCCTAGGGGCCACGCAGGCATGGTAGAGCTCCTTGGCCCCGCTGCCGTCGGCCCCCAGCACAAAGGACTTAAAGCCAAACCCCTCCCGCACCGGACCCACCACCGCCGCGCC from Thermus albus includes the following:
- the fabD gene encoding ACP S-malonyltransferase — translated: MYAALFPGQGSQRVGMGKALYEAFPAAKEVLDRAEAALPGLLKIMWEGPEEALTLTENQQPALLAVGYAAYRAFLEAGGKEPLLAAGHSLGEWTAHVAAGTLGLEDALRLVRLRGRYMQEAVPPGKGAMAAILKLPLEAIQEALAGLEGVEVANLNAPEQTVISGEKGAVEEAAERLKEKRARVVFLPVSAPFHSSLMAPAKERLARDLAGVALRKPRFPVYSNVTAKPEEDPERIRALLLEQITAPVRWVEILRDMEKRGLRRFLEFGSGEVLKGLVARTLKEAQALSVGDPEGIRKALEVEDA
- a CDS encoding beta-ketoacyl-ACP synthase III; the encoded protein is MSGILALGAYVPERVMRNEDFEAYLDTSDEWIVTRTGIRERHIAAEDEYTSDLAFQAVEDLLKRHPGALEEVDGVIVATNTPDALFPDTAALVQARFGIQGFAYDLLAGCPGWIYALAQAHALVEAGLARKVLVVGAEALSKILDWNDRATAVLFGDAGGAAVVGPVREGFGFKSFVLGADGSGAKELYHACVAPRLPDGTSMRNRLYMNGREVFKFAVRVMNTATLEAIEKAGLTPEDIKVFVPHQANLRIIDAARERLGLPWERVVVNVDRYGNTSTASIPLALKEAVDDGRIQEGDHVLLVSFGAGLTWAAAVLTWGGA